A stretch of DNA from Hoeflea ulvae:
CCGATGCGGCCGGATGCCGGTTCCTCGACAATCCGGATCTGCGCGAAACGGTGGCCTCGGCTCGGGGAGACTGGCTGCTGCTGATCCAGCCGGGCGCACGGCCCTTGCTGGGCTGGGTCGATCATATCGGCCAGCATATGGCGGTGTCCGAGCAGCCGGCGCGGCTGCGGCCCTCGCGTGAATACAGGCTGCCGTTCTTCAAGCGGTTCGGCCGCCGCGTGTCGGCGCTGGAACACGGCGTGCTGATGCCAAAACGCCAGGCGATAGCAAATTCCGGATCCGGCCAGACGCTGGAAAGCCTCGGCCGTGGCCTGGCGATGAAGCGGCTCAATTGCGAAATCGTCCCGGCCTCGGTGCTGGCGCTGTCCTGACGGCTCAGATCAGCCCGGAGACAGTGTCCGGGTCGCTTCGATGAACCAGCCCGGCCTTGCCGCCCGCATGTGCTGCGCCGCCGCCTCTGCGGCCTCTGCGGAGGCATAGAGCCCAAAGCAGGTGGCGCCCGAGCCTGACATCCGCGCAAGCAGCGTGCCGCTGTCAGCAAGCATTGCAAGGCAGACTGAGATATCGGGAACCAGCCGCATTGCCGGAGCCTGCAGATCGTTGCGGGTCTGCGCCAG
This window harbors:
- a CDS encoding glycosyl transferase, translated to MISVFIECSNDEKALAVTLAALVHGAVEGLVAEVVILDRGSSDGSAVLADAAGCRFLDNPDLRETVASARGDWLLLIQPGARPLLGWVDHIGQHMAVSEQPARLRPSREYRLPFFKRFGRRVSALEHGVLMPKRQAIANSGSGQTLESLGRGLAMKRLNCEIVPASVLALS